A stretch of Bordetella petrii DNA encodes these proteins:
- a CDS encoding thiamine pyrophosphate-binding protein encodes MTTSTSPTPRLGGHILVDQLAAHGVKHVFCVPGESYLAVLDGLHDAQIDVTVCRQEGGAAMMADAHGKLTGEPGICMVTRGPGAANAMAGIHIAKQDSTPLILFVGQIERGMREREAFQEMDYRAVFGTQAKWVTEIDQVERIPELVSRAFHVATSGRPGPVVIALPEDMLTETASVADAPRYEVIDTAPAAGQLDELQQLLSQARAPVAILGGSRWSAEAVAQFADFAQRLALPTAVSFRRQMLFPADHPCFIGDVGLGINPALAKRVADADLVLLVGGRMSESPSQAYTLLDIPVPRQKLVHVHPDSAELGRVYRATLAVNTSPAAFARALAGVQGPAQPAWADGTAALRQSYLDWSDPAKVRTPGALQMGEVMAYLERTLPADAIMTNGAGNYATWLHRFHRFTRYGTQLAPTSGSMGYGLPAAVGAKRVQPEKTVVCFAGDGCFMMHGQEFATAVQYGLPIIVVLVDNGMYGTIRMHQEKHYPGRVSATALQNPDFAAYAQAFGGHGERVESSEQFGPAFERALASGKPAILHCLLDPETISPSTTLEKIRDAALQARK; translated from the coding sequence ATGACGACTTCTACCTCCCCCACTCCCCGCCTGGGCGGGCACATCCTGGTCGACCAGCTGGCCGCCCACGGCGTCAAGCATGTGTTCTGCGTGCCCGGCGAAAGCTACCTGGCCGTGCTGGACGGCCTGCACGACGCGCAGATCGACGTGACCGTGTGCCGCCAGGAAGGCGGCGCGGCCATGATGGCCGACGCGCACGGCAAGCTGACCGGCGAGCCGGGCATCTGCATGGTCACGCGCGGCCCGGGCGCGGCCAACGCCATGGCCGGCATCCACATCGCCAAACAGGACTCCACCCCGCTGATCCTGTTCGTGGGCCAGATCGAGCGCGGCATGCGCGAGCGCGAAGCGTTCCAGGAAATGGACTACCGCGCCGTGTTCGGCACGCAGGCCAAGTGGGTCACCGAGATCGACCAGGTCGAGCGCATCCCCGAGCTGGTGTCGCGCGCCTTCCATGTGGCCACCTCGGGCCGCCCCGGGCCCGTGGTGATCGCGCTGCCCGAAGACATGCTGACCGAGACCGCCAGCGTGGCCGACGCGCCGCGCTACGAGGTGATCGACACGGCGCCGGCCGCCGGCCAGCTCGACGAACTGCAGCAGCTGCTGTCGCAGGCCCGCGCGCCCGTGGCCATTCTGGGCGGCTCGCGCTGGAGCGCCGAGGCGGTGGCCCAGTTCGCCGACTTCGCGCAGCGCCTGGCGCTGCCCACGGCGGTGTCGTTCCGCCGCCAGATGCTGTTCCCGGCCGACCACCCCTGCTTCATCGGCGACGTGGGCCTGGGCATCAACCCCGCGCTGGCCAAGCGCGTGGCCGATGCCGACCTGGTGCTGCTGGTAGGCGGGCGCATGTCGGAAAGCCCCAGCCAGGCCTATACGCTGCTGGACATCCCGGTGCCGCGCCAGAAGCTGGTGCACGTGCATCCCGACAGCGCCGAACTGGGCCGCGTCTACCGCGCCACGCTGGCCGTCAACACATCGCCGGCCGCCTTCGCGCGCGCGCTGGCCGGCGTGCAGGGTCCGGCGCAGCCGGCCTGGGCCGACGGCACCGCCGCGCTGCGCCAGTCGTACCTGGACTGGAGCGATCCGGCCAAGGTGCGCACGCCGGGCGCGCTGCAAATGGGCGAGGTCATGGCCTACCTGGAACGCACCCTGCCGGCCGACGCCATCATGACCAACGGCGCTGGCAACTATGCCACCTGGCTGCACCGCTTTCACCGCTTTACCCGCTACGGCACGCAATTGGCGCCCACCTCGGGCTCCATGGGCTACGGCCTGCCGGCCGCCGTGGGGGCCAAGCGGGTCCAGCCTGAAAAAACCGTGGTGTGCTTTGCCGGCGACGGCTGCTTCATGATGCACGGCCAGGAATTCGCCACCGCCGTGCAGTACGGCCTGCCCATCATCGTGGTGCTGGTCGACAACGGCATGTACGGCACCATCCGCATGCACCAGGAAAAGCACTACCCCGGCCGCGTATCGGCCACGGCGCTGCAGAACCCCGATTTCGCCGCGTATGCGCAGGCCTTCGGCGGCCATGGCGAACGGGTTGAAAGCAGCGAGCAGTTCGGGCCGGCCTTCGAACGCGCGCTGGCCAGCGGCAAGCCGGCCATCCTGCACTGCCTGCTCGACCCCGAAACCATCTCGCCGTCGACCACGCTGGAAAAAATCCGCGACGCGGCGCTGCAGGCCCGCAAGTAA
- a CDS encoding ribbon-helix-helix domain-containing protein produces the protein MCEIFIRAHPDSYSSDTRSLRLHGVATSVRLERLFWSVLEEIAARDGMRVNQLIERLYDELVEYRGEAANFTSFLRVCCLRYELLQADGRIPTDAAVPIRSLDARAVLAGLSSELHDGALPRRAAA, from the coding sequence ATGTGCGAAATCTTCATCCGCGCCCATCCCGATTCTTATTCATCCGACACCCGCTCGCTGCGCCTGCATGGGGTCGCCACCAGCGTCCGGCTCGAACGCCTGTTCTGGTCGGTGCTGGAAGAAATCGCCGCGCGCGACGGCATGCGCGTCAATCAGCTGATCGAGCGCCTGTACGACGAACTGGTCGAATACCGCGGCGAGGCCGCGAATTTCACATCGTTCCTGCGGGTGTGCTGCCTGCGCTATGAGCTGCTGCAGGCCGATGGCCGCATTCCTACCGACGCGGCGGTGCCGATACGGTCGCTGGATGCCCGCGCGGTGCTGGCGGGGCTGTCGAGCGAACTGCACGATGGCGCGCTGCCGCGCCGCGCGGCCGCCTGA
- the pbpG gene encoding D-alanyl-D-alanine endopeptidase → MVFFWKRALATALVPLALALGTLLPDAAQAAKSTDPCKASAKSAACKAAKAKAAKQSTAKTTSSTTSKSTSKSTSKKATAKASGKTSGKATAKKSASKKTVTKKTASKKKTVSRKTRTASRSKSRRSSAAALPPPAASVRAEIEALRSSTAYVQDLETSTVLFAKNDNVVRPIASISKLMTALVVVDANQPMDQMLEITEDDVDTLKHASSRLVVGTRLSRGDMLHLALMSSENRAAHALGRNYPGGLPAFVDAMNRKARALGMSSTHFIEPTGLSSENVSSPRDLARLLRAAAQRPLIHRYSTDDQYEVDVANRTQVFRNTNLLVRKPDWDIKVSKTGYINEAGECLVMLARINGRDVAMVLLDSRGKLSRIGDAVRLRRILQSDVAMAML, encoded by the coding sequence ATGGTTTTTTTCTGGAAACGCGCCCTTGCGACCGCCCTGGTGCCCCTGGCACTGGCGCTGGGCACCCTGCTGCCGGATGCGGCACAGGCGGCCAAGTCCACCGATCCGTGCAAGGCCAGCGCCAAGTCGGCGGCTTGCAAGGCAGCCAAGGCCAAGGCCGCCAAGCAATCCACCGCCAAGACCACCAGCAGCACCACCAGCAAGAGCACCAGCAAGAGCACCAGCAAGAAAGCCACGGCCAAGGCGTCAGGCAAGACCTCGGGCAAGGCCACCGCCAAGAAATCGGCCTCGAAGAAAACCGTCACGAAAAAGACGGCCTCCAAGAAAAAAACCGTATCCCGGAAAACCCGCACGGCATCCAGAAGCAAGTCGCGCCGCTCCAGCGCCGCGGCCCTGCCGCCGCCGGCAGCGTCGGTGCGCGCCGAGATCGAAGCGCTGCGTTCCAGCACGGCCTATGTGCAAGACCTGGAAACCTCGACCGTGCTGTTCGCCAAGAACGACAACGTGGTGCGGCCCATCGCGTCGATTTCCAAGCTGATGACGGCGCTGGTGGTGGTGGACGCCAACCAGCCCATGGACCAGATGCTGGAAATCACCGAGGACGACGTCGACACCCTGAAGCACGCCTCGTCGCGCCTGGTGGTGGGCACGCGCCTGAGCCGCGGCGACATGCTGCACCTGGCCCTGATGTCATCGGAAAACCGCGCCGCGCACGCGCTGGGGCGCAATTACCCGGGCGGCCTGCCCGCGTTCGTCGACGCCATGAACCGCAAGGCGCGCGCGCTGGGCATGTCCAGCACGCATTTCATCGAGCCCACCGGCCTGTCCAGCGAGAACGTTTCGTCGCCGCGCGACCTGGCGCGCCTGCTGCGCGCGGCGGCGCAGCGCCCGCTGATCCACCGCTATTCCACCGACGACCAATACGAAGTGGATGTCGCCAACCGCACGCAGGTGTTCCGCAATACCAACCTGCTGGTGCGCAAGCCCGACTGGGACATCAAGGTATCCAAGACCGGCTACATCAACGAAGCAGGCGAATGCCTGGTAATGCTGGCGCGCATCAACGGCCGCGACGTGGCCATGGTGCTGCTGGACTCGCGGGGCAAGCTGTCGCGCATCGGCGACGCGGTGCGCCTGCGGCGCATCCTGCAAAGCGACGTGGCGATGGCCATGCTGTAA
- the ybaK gene encoding Cys-tRNA(Pro) deacylase — protein sequence MSKARHVSETPATQMLKRHKVAYTEHTYDYVEHGGAGEAARQLGLDPHAVVKTLIMEDEAARPLVVVMHGDREVSTKNLARQAGLKKVAPCHPEAAQRHSGYQVGGTSPFGTRKRMPVWVEAQVLEYPVVYINGGRRGYLVGIDPKALVSLLDARPVSVALE from the coding sequence ATGAGCAAAGCCCGCCACGTATCCGAAACGCCCGCCACCCAGATGCTTAAGCGGCACAAAGTGGCGTACACCGAACACACCTACGACTACGTCGAGCACGGCGGCGCCGGCGAGGCCGCGCGCCAGCTGGGGCTGGACCCGCACGCGGTGGTCAAGACGCTGATCATGGAAGACGAGGCCGCCCGGCCGCTGGTGGTGGTCATGCACGGCGACCGCGAAGTGTCCACCAAGAACCTGGCGCGCCAGGCCGGCCTGAAAAAGGTCGCGCCCTGCCATCCCGAGGCCGCGCAGCGGCATTCCGGCTACCAGGTCGGCGGCACGTCGCCGTTCGGCACGCGCAAGCGCATGCCCGTGTGGGTCGAGGCCCAGGTGCTGGAATATCCCGTGGTGTATATCAATGGCGGGCGGCGCGGCTACCTGGTCGGCATCGACCCCAAGGCGCTGGTCAGCCTGCTGGACGCGCGGCCGGTCTCGGTGGCGCTGGAATAA
- a CDS encoding DJ-1/PfpI family protein, translating into MAKKLLMLVGDYAEDYETMVPFQTLLAVGHTVHTVCPGKKSGDSVATAIHDFEGAQTYSEKRGHNFALNHDFEQVDADAYDGLVIPGGRAPEYLRLNERVLEIVRQFDRAGKPIAAVCHGAQLLAAAGILKGRTCSAYPACAPEVRLAGGTYAEIAIDQAHTDGNLVTAPAWPAHPAWLAQFLKVLGTTITH; encoded by the coding sequence ATGGCCAAAAAACTGCTGATGCTGGTAGGCGATTACGCCGAAGACTACGAGACCATGGTGCCGTTCCAGACGCTGCTGGCGGTGGGGCACACGGTGCACACGGTGTGCCCCGGCAAGAAGTCCGGCGACAGCGTCGCCACCGCCATCCACGATTTCGAAGGCGCGCAAACCTACAGCGAAAAGCGCGGCCACAATTTCGCGCTGAACCACGATTTCGAGCAGGTGGACGCCGACGCCTACGACGGCCTGGTCATTCCGGGCGGACGCGCGCCCGAATACCTGCGCCTGAACGAGCGGGTGCTGGAAATCGTGCGCCAGTTCGACCGCGCGGGCAAGCCCATTGCCGCGGTCTGCCACGGCGCACAGCTGCTGGCCGCCGCCGGCATCCTGAAGGGGCGCACCTGCTCGGCCTATCCGGCCTGCGCGCCCGAGGTGCGGCTGGCCGGCGGCACCTACGCCGAGATCGCCATCGACCAGGCCCACACCGACGGCAACCTGGTCACCGCCCCCGCCTGGCCGGCCCATCCCGCCTGGCTGGCGCAGTTCCTGAAAGTGCTGGGCACCACCATCACGCATTGA
- a CDS encoding PD-(D/E)XK nuclease family protein, with translation MPQAPDPDSLITLEQAGQLPAAQTLVLTVNNRLARRLTLDLAAQLRRERQVSELPRVLPLAAWLAEAAGELAFAPGAELPAHRLDSFATQMVWADAIGEEEAGRVLLDTAQAAALAMDADTLMDEWRLRVPDGADTDEYRGFSRWRRRYRARLAAIDAEDASQGYARVLRALQQGEVPAPRHLVLAGFTDISPRFAALLDAFQQGGAALAWLGGTLGEAAAPQRYGADDRGAEWRAAAAWAAQRLAGQPDGRFAIVSAQLQAESPFARRVVGQALAEGGHAFNVAVGRPLTEWPAVRAALAWLHALAEMAQAGAADAPVLGAALLAGHCAGDRRDLARLAAIDARWRRQARARIDAARWQRDLADGTAMSAAWPAALEIWQQAGERLGTDRWMPVIRAALVALGFPGERALDSVGYQVMGAFGELLGRYAALAPAAGPLDGRGAVRLLASAAAAASFQPQRDPLARLDVLGLLEAEGGHWDGIWILGLTDDVLPATPQPNPLLPLTVLRQAGAPRATPERERQWAEALYAALCRCAPEVVVSHAHLDGERELRPSPLIADVAPMAWQAPAAAAAEALPQQVLDDERGPPLPPPAPDSPRAGATGGLDVLDTQARNPLWAFVRHRLGGRALADYADAANQNVRGQFLHRALELVWRMLPDQEQLHEAMAQARLPALILQGVEQAAQEELQAYPRALRELECERACAVLADWFDLEAQRLPFQVAQVEETHQWSRGPLALTVRLDRLDRLPDGRAVILDYKTGMTPGNPESDWARARPVNLQLPFYAAVLSGDTPDADVAALVLAQVHARQVAAAGLTDTELGLAGVTAADAGKGFEGLAWRDILLRWRGAVEGLADEYASGYAANLAYRRDDLKYCDAMPFLRLHLEDEDDAA, from the coding sequence ATGCCCCAGGCCCCGGATCCGGACTCGCTCATCACGCTGGAACAGGCCGGCCAGCTGCCGGCTGCCCAGACCCTGGTGCTTACAGTAAACAACCGGCTGGCGCGCCGCCTGACGCTGGACCTGGCGGCGCAATTGCGCCGCGAGCGGCAGGTCAGCGAACTGCCGCGCGTGTTGCCGCTGGCGGCCTGGCTGGCCGAGGCGGCGGGCGAACTGGCCTTCGCGCCGGGGGCCGAACTGCCCGCGCACCGGCTCGACAGCTTCGCCACGCAAATGGTGTGGGCCGACGCCATCGGCGAAGAAGAGGCCGGGCGCGTGCTGCTCGACACCGCGCAGGCCGCGGCCCTGGCCATGGACGCCGACACCCTGATGGACGAATGGCGCCTGCGCGTGCCGGACGGCGCCGATACCGACGAATACCGCGGCTTTTCGCGCTGGCGGCGCCGCTACCGCGCACGCCTGGCCGCCATCGACGCCGAAGATGCCAGCCAGGGCTACGCGCGCGTGCTGCGCGCGCTGCAGCAGGGCGAGGTGCCCGCGCCGCGGCACCTGGTGCTGGCCGGGTTCACCGATATCTCGCCGCGCTTCGCCGCCTTGCTCGACGCTTTCCAGCAGGGCGGCGCGGCGCTTGCCTGGCTGGGCGGCACGCTGGGCGAAGCCGCCGCGCCGCAGCGCTACGGCGCCGATGACCGCGGTGCCGAATGGCGCGCCGCCGCCGCCTGGGCGGCGCAGCGGCTGGCCGGGCAGCCGGACGGACGCTTCGCGATCGTGTCGGCGCAGCTGCAGGCCGAATCGCCGTTCGCGCGGCGCGTGGTCGGGCAGGCCCTGGCCGAAGGCGGCCATGCCTTCAACGTGGCGGTGGGGCGGCCGCTGACCGAATGGCCGGCCGTGCGCGCGGCGCTGGCCTGGCTGCACGCCTTGGCCGAGATGGCGCAGGCCGGCGCGGCCGACGCGCCGGTGCTGGGCGCGGCCCTGCTGGCCGGACACTGTGCGGGCGACCGCCGCGACCTGGCCCGCCTGGCGGCCATCGACGCGCGCTGGCGCCGCCAGGCGCGGGCGCGCATCGACGCCGCGCGCTGGCAGCGCGACCTGGCCGACGGCACCGCCATGTCGGCCGCCTGGCCGGCCGCGCTCGAAATCTGGCAACAGGCCGGCGAACGGCTCGGCACCGACCGGTGGATGCCGGTAATCCGCGCCGCGCTGGTGGCGCTGGGTTTTCCCGGCGAGCGGGCGCTGGACAGTGTCGGCTACCAGGTCATGGGCGCGTTCGGCGAGCTGCTGGGCCGCTATGCGGCGCTGGCGCCCGCCGCCGGGCCGCTGGACGGGCGCGGCGCCGTGCGCCTGCTGGCCAGCGCAGCCGCCGCGGCGTCATTCCAGCCGCAGCGCGATCCGCTGGCGCGCCTGGACGTGCTGGGCCTGCTCGAAGCCGAAGGCGGGCACTGGGACGGCATATGGATACTGGGCCTGACCGACGACGTGCTGCCCGCCACCCCGCAACCCAACCCGCTGCTGCCGCTGACGGTGCTGCGCCAGGCCGGGGCGCCGCGCGCCACGCCTGAACGCGAGCGGCAATGGGCCGAAGCGCTGTACGCCGCACTGTGCCGTTGCGCGCCCGAAGTCGTGGTCAGCCATGCCCATCTCGATGGCGAGCGTGAACTGCGGCCGTCGCCGTTGATCGCCGATGTCGCGCCGATGGCATGGCAGGCGCCCGCGGCGGCCGCCGCCGAGGCCTTGCCGCAGCAGGTGCTCGACGACGAACGCGGCCCGCCGCTGCCCCCGCCCGCGCCCGACAGCCCGCGGGCCGGCGCCACCGGCGGCCTGGACGTGCTGGACACCCAGGCGCGCAATCCCCTGTGGGCCTTCGTGCGCCACCGCCTGGGGGGCAGGGCGCTGGCCGACTATGCCGATGCCGCCAACCAGAATGTGCGCGGGCAATTCCTGCACCGCGCGCTCGAACTGGTATGGCGCATGCTGCCCGACCAGGAACAACTGCACGAAGCCATGGCGCAGGCCCGCCTGCCGGCCCTGATCCTGCAGGGGGTGGAACAGGCCGCCCAGGAAGAACTGCAGGCTTATCCGCGCGCGCTGCGCGAACTGGAATGCGAGCGCGCCTGCGCCGTGCTGGCCGACTGGTTCGACCTGGAAGCGCAGCGCCTGCCGTTCCAGGTGGCGCAAGTCGAAGAAACCCATCAGTGGTCGCGCGGGCCGCTGGCGCTGACGGTGCGGCTCGACCGCCTGGACCGCCTGCCCGACGGCCGGGCCGTGATCCTGGACTACAAGACCGGCATGACGCCGGGCAACCCCGAATCCGACTGGGCGCGCGCACGGCCCGTAAACCTGCAGCTGCCGTTCTACGCGGCCGTGCTGTCCGGCGACACGCCCGACGCCGACGTGGCCGCGCTGGTGCTGGCGCAGGTCCATGCGCGCCAGGTTGCCGCGGCCGGTCTCACCGACACCGAACTGGGCCTGGCGGGCGTCACCGCCGCCGACGCCGGCAAGGGCTTCGAAGGCCTGGCATGGCGCGACATTCTGTTGCGCTGGCGCGGCGCGGTCGAGGGCCTGGCCGACGAGTACGCATCGGGCTACGCCGCCAATCTGGCGTATCGCCGCGACGACCTGAAATATTGCGATGCCATGCCGTTCCTGCGGCTGCACCTTGAAGACGAGGACGACGCGGCATGA
- a CDS encoding MFS transporter has protein sequence MSDSPSISLRTVLLGTLVVLLAMGVRATFGLFMQPMGLAQGWGRDVFSMAFALQNLVWGAASILMGMLADRYGSGRTVALGALLYVAGMIGTRFATDEFSLYLTAGLLVGLGQAGTTFPVILPVVARSVPPAYRSTAMGIASAGGSLGQFLVVPAGQLLITGFDWTGALWALSLLVAAGAPLAYFLRGKPDAHAGGQSLSAAVRQAMRHPSFHFLYGSYFVCGFHTAFITLHLPAFVVDGGLNASHGATAIALIGLCNVLGSFYAGKLGGRHSKKLLLAGVYGLRAFGMLLLLALPLSPWVLYAFAAWMGLFWLGTVPLTQGLIGQIYGLRYAATLSGIAFLGHQVGSFIGVWLGGYVYASTGNYDLMWWIGVALAVAAALLCLPVREQPLEQRLPQGA, from the coding sequence ATGTCCGATTCGCCCTCCATTTCGCTGCGTACCGTGCTGCTGGGCACGCTGGTCGTGCTGCTTGCCATGGGCGTGCGCGCCACGTTCGGGCTGTTCATGCAGCCCATGGGCCTGGCCCAGGGCTGGGGGCGCGATGTGTTTTCCATGGCCTTCGCCCTGCAGAACCTGGTGTGGGGCGCGGCCAGCATCCTGATGGGCATGCTGGCCGACCGCTACGGCTCGGGCCGCACCGTGGCGCTGGGCGCGCTGCTGTACGTGGCCGGCATGATCGGCACGCGTTTCGCCACCGATGAATTCAGCCTGTACCTGACGGCCGGCCTGCTGGTGGGGCTGGGCCAGGCGGGCACCACCTTTCCGGTGATCCTGCCCGTGGTGGCGCGTTCGGTGCCGCCGGCCTACCGCAGCACCGCCATGGGCATCGCCAGCGCCGGCGGCTCGCTGGGGCAATTTCTGGTGGTGCCGGCCGGGCAGCTGCTAATCACCGGATTCGACTGGACCGGCGCGCTGTGGGCGCTGTCGCTGCTGGTGGCGGCGGGCGCGCCGCTGGCGTATTTCCTGCGCGGCAAGCCGGACGCCCATGCCGGCGGCCAGTCGCTGTCGGCCGCGGTGCGCCAGGCGATGCGGCACCCTTCGTTCCATTTCCTGTATGGCAGCTATTTCGTCTGCGGGTTCCACACGGCGTTCATCACGCTGCACCTGCCGGCCTTCGTGGTCGATGGCGGGCTGAACGCCAGCCACGGCGCCACGGCCATCGCCCTGATCGGGCTGTGCAACGTGCTGGGCTCGTTCTACGCCGGCAAGCTGGGCGGCCGCCACAGCAAGAAGCTGCTGCTGGCGGGCGTATACGGCCTGCGCGCCTTCGGCATGCTGTTGCTGCTGGCGCTGCCGCTGTCGCCCTGGGTGCTGTATGCGTTCGCCGCCTGGATGGGCCTGTTCTGGCTGGGCACCGTGCCGCTCACGCAGGGCCTGATCGGGCAGATCTACGGCCTGCGCTATGCCGCCACGCTGTCGGGCATCGCCTTCCTGGGCCACCAGGTGGGCAGTTTCATCGGAGTCTGGCTGGGCGGCTATGTGTACGCCAGCACGGGCAATTACGATCTCATGTGGTGGATCGGCGTGGCGCTGGCCGTAGCCGCCGCGCTGCTGTGCCTGCCGGTGCGCGAACAGCCGCTCGAACAGCGCCTGCCGCAAGGGGCCTGA
- the xerD gene encoding site-specific tyrosine recombinase XerD, giving the protein MPSAAPLASQADIDAFIDAVWLEDGLAANTLAAYRRDLTAFAHWLETPAEHGGAAAAGLLRDAGTGDIEAWFAARHADSRATTANRRLAALRRFYAWALREHRAQRDPCLTLSAAKQPPRMPKTLSEAQVDALLRAPDLNTARGLRDRAMLETLYATGLRVSELVNIKVLEVSLNEGVVRVVMGKGGKDRLVPLGAEAAHWIDRYLQAARPELAGMRVSDALFLTARAQSMTRQAFWQLIKKYAIVSGVRAPLSPHVLRHAFATHLLNHGADLRVVQMLLGHADISTTQIYTHVARERLKALHAAHHPRA; this is encoded by the coding sequence ATGCCTAGCGCCGCACCCCTGGCCTCGCAGGCCGATATCGATGCCTTCATCGACGCCGTCTGGCTCGAAGATGGCCTGGCCGCCAACACGCTGGCGGCCTACCGGCGCGACCTCACCGCCTTCGCGCATTGGCTGGAAACCCCGGCCGAACACGGCGGGGCGGCCGCGGCGGGCCTGCTGCGCGATGCGGGCACCGGCGACATCGAAGCCTGGTTCGCCGCGCGCCACGCCGACAGCCGCGCCACCACCGCCAACCGCAGGCTGGCGGCGCTGCGGCGCTTTTATGCCTGGGCGCTGCGCGAACACCGCGCCCAGCGCGACCCCTGCCTGACGCTCAGCGCGGCCAAGCAGCCGCCGCGCATGCCCAAGACGCTGTCCGAAGCGCAGGTCGACGCGCTGCTGCGCGCGCCCGACCTGAATACCGCGCGCGGCCTGCGCGACCGCGCCATGCTGGAAACCCTGTACGCCACCGGCCTGCGCGTATCCGAGCTGGTGAACATCAAGGTGCTCGAAGTCAGCCTGAACGAAGGCGTGGTGCGCGTGGTGATGGGCAAGGGCGGCAAAGACCGGCTGGTGCCGCTGGGCGCCGAGGCGGCGCACTGGATCGACCGCTACCTGCAGGCGGCGCGGCCCGAGCTGGCCGGCATGCGCGTCAGCGACGCGCTGTTTCTTACCGCCCGCGCGCAGTCCATGACGCGCCAGGCCTTCTGGCAACTGATCAAGAAATACGCCATTGTTTCGGGCGTGCGCGCGCCGCTGTCGCCGCACGTGCTGCGGCATGCCTTCGCCACGCACCTGCTCAACCATGGGGCCGACCTGCGCGTGGTGCAGATGCTGCTGGGCCATGCCGACATTTCCACCACGCAAATCTATACGCACGTGGCGCGCGAACGCCTGAAGGCGCTGCACGCCGCGCACCACCCGCGCGCCTGA
- a CDS encoding LysR substrate-binding domain-containing protein, producing MRNGIPNLSALQAFEASARLGSFSRAAEELALTHSAVYRQVASLEARLGVQLFTRVRRRIVLTEHGAEYAGRIRHHLDQIEKDTFGLVSRTGMGRSIHIAVLPTLATTWLIPRLAGFQRQHPDITVSLSVRTLPFQFKDQPFDGALYHASGIWPGTQGVLLFPEKELVPVCAPHLPRRAEDGLAGLTHLHLSSRPDAWRQWYGANRQAYGPQAAGGPRYELFTMMLAAVQAGLGVGLVPHFLAQPALQAGELVQPVPQVLAVGQGYYFGYPQRDERSDALRTFEAWLKSAV from the coding sequence ATGAGAAACGGCATTCCCAATCTCAGCGCCCTGCAGGCCTTCGAGGCGTCGGCCCGCCTGGGCAGCTTTTCGCGCGCCGCCGAAGAGCTGGCGCTGACGCACAGCGCCGTGTACCGCCAGGTGGCCAGCCTCGAGGCGCGCCTGGGCGTGCAGCTGTTCACGCGGGTGCGCCGCCGCATCGTGCTGACCGAACACGGCGCCGAGTATGCCGGGCGCATCCGCCACCATCTGGACCAGATCGAGAAAGACACCTTCGGCCTGGTCAGCCGCACCGGCATGGGCCGCAGCATCCATATTGCGGTGCTGCCCACGCTGGCCACCACCTGGCTGATCCCGCGCCTGGCCGGCTTCCAGCGGCAGCACCCCGACATCACCGTCAGCCTGTCGGTGCGCACGCTGCCGTTCCAGTTCAAAGACCAGCCCTTCGACGGCGCGCTGTACCACGCCAGCGGCATCTGGCCCGGCACACAGGGCGTGCTGCTGTTTCCCGAAAAAGAGCTGGTGCCGGTCTGCGCGCCGCATCTGCCGCGCCGCGCCGAAGACGGCCTGGCGGGGCTTACCCACCTGCACCTGAGTTCGCGCCCCGACGCCTGGCGCCAGTGGTACGGGGCCAACCGCCAGGCCTACGGCCCGCAGGCCGCGGGCGGGCCGCGCTACGAACTGTTCACCATGATGCTGGCGGCCGTGCAGGCCGGCCTGGGCGTGGGGCTGGTGCCGCACTTCCTGGCCCAGCCCGCGCTGCAGGCCGGCGAGTTGGTGCAGCCGGTGCCGCAGGTGCTGGCCGTGGGGCAGGGCTATTACTTCGGCTACCCGCAGCGCGACGAGCGTTCCGACGCCCTGCGCACCTTCGAGGCCTGGTTGAAGTCGGCCGTATAG